One region of Xyrauchen texanus isolate HMW12.3.18 chromosome 11, RBS_HiC_50CHRs, whole genome shotgun sequence genomic DNA includes:
- the LOC127651264 gene encoding alpha-2C adrenergic receptor-like, translating into MDNFSFSSEVDIYVDNRNGSTGNSTSRYSLTTIIGLAGLVSFLILFTIVGNVLVVIAVLTSRALKPPQNLFLVSLASADILVATLIIPFSLANELMGYWFFGKVWCNIYLALDVLFCTSSIVHLCAISLDRYWSVTQAVEYNLKRTPHRVKGMIVVVWLIAAVISFPPLISMDRNNEGDESEPQCQLNDHTWYILYSSIGSFFAPCVIMILVYIRIYQVAKTRTRNMSEKHRDPDGGSGTPRLENGLSRKDSRRENGHCASPAPGECRTGEDDPDAELEDSSSSDEKSKRMQNETAHKRKDRRSSRKNSSISKHSSRKSRASSKSLDLFSSRRKRRNTISRKKISQAREKRFTFVLAVVMGVFVVCWFPFFFSYCLHGICRKPCAINETLFKFFFWIGYCNSSLNPVIYTIFNQDFRRAFQKILCRSWKRAF; encoded by the coding sequence ATGGATAACTTTAGCTTTTCAAGCGAAGTGGACATTTATGTTGACAACCGTAATGGATCCACTGGGAATTCTACAAGTCGATACTCTCTGACCACCATAATAGGGCTTGCGGGGCTAGTAAGCTTCCTCATCTTGTTTACTATAGTGGGAAATGTGCTGGTTGTTATCGCTGTTTTAACGAGCAGAGCTCTCAAGCCACCACAGAATCTTTTTCTTGTGTCCCTGGCCAGTGCGGACATTCTGGTGGCCACTTTGATAATACCCTTCTCTCTGGCCAATGAATTAATGGGCTACTGGTTTTTTGGGAAAGTTTGGTGTAATATCTACTTAGCACTAGACGTTCTTTTCTGCACATCATCTATTGTCCACCTGTGTGCCATAAGTCTGGACAGATACTGGTCTGTAACACAAGCAGTTGAGTATAACCTCAAGCGAACACCTCACAGAGTGAAGGGAATGATTGTGGTGGTCTGGCTGATTGCAGCTGTGATCTCCTTCCCACCACTCATCTCCATGGACCGTAATAATGAGGGTGATGAGAGTGAACCACAATGCCAGCTGAATGACCACACATGGTACATCCTCTACTCCAGCATCGGGTCATTCTTCGCCCCATGTGTCATCATGATCCTTGTTTACATCCGAATATACCAGGTGGCTAAGACAAGAACCCGAAATATGTCTGAAAAACACCGTGATCCAGATGGCGGCTCAGGAACGCCACGGCTGGAAAATGGGTTGAGCCGCAAGGATTCTAGGCGGGAAAACGGACACTGTGCCTCTCCGGCACCTGGGGAATGTAGAACAGGCGAGGATGACCCAGATGCTGAGCTAGAGGACAGCAGCTCATCTGACGAGAAGTCCAAGCGGATGCAAAATGAGACGGCGCACAAACGAAAAGACCGGCGATCCAGCCGCAAGAACAGCTCCATCTCCAAGCATTCTAGCCGGAAGTCACGTGCCAGTAGCAAGTCCCTGGACCTGTTTTCGTCTCGCAGAAAGAGGAGAAACACCATCTCCAGAAAGAAAATCTCACAGGCACGAGAGAAACGGTTCACCTTTGTACTGGCTGTGGTCATGGGTGTGTTTGTAGTCTGCTGGTTTCCGTTCTTCTTCAGCTATTGTCTGCATGGGATCTGTCGGAAGCCCTGTGCCATCAATGAGACCCTTTTCAAGTTTTTCTTTTGGATCGGTTACTGCAACAGCTCCCTCAACCCTGTAATCTACACCATCTTCAACCAGGATTTCAGGCGAGCTTTTCAGAAGATCCTGTGCAGGTCCTGGAAAAGGGCTTTTTAG